One window from the genome of Pedobacter schmidteae encodes:
- a CDS encoding DUF1456 family protein, protein MSNNDIFKKLRVALSLTNDDILKIMALVNFKVSKSELGDMFRNSDHPNFKACGDQILRNFLNGLVIYKRGPRPPKQDPANPAAK, encoded by the coding sequence ATGAGTAATAACGATATTTTTAAAAAGTTACGTGTGGCCTTGTCGCTTACCAACGATGATATATTGAAAATTATGGCTCTGGTAAACTTTAAGGTTAGTAAAAGTGAGTTGGGGGATATGTTCAGGAACAGTGATCACCCAAATTTTAAGGCTTGTGGAGATCAGATCCTACGTAATTTTTTAAATGGCCTTGTGATATATAAAAGGGGACCCAGACCGCCAAAGCAAGATCCTGCAAATCCTGCAGCTAAATAA
- a CDS encoding DEAD/DEAH box helicase: MMVEKILEKLKINSLNQMQLDTLAAGKSGADVVLLAPTGSGKTLGFLLPVLKNLSKQTPGVQALILVPSRELALQIEMVFRQMSTGFKVNCCYGGHPVKTERNNFEEPPAVLIGTPGRIAYHLRHENFDESAITTLVLDEFDKALEFGFKEDMSYIIRKLLSLKQRILTSATSMEEIPDFTSIDEPIEINFLQDEAVVPDLKLKKVLTTAEEKLATLLKLICKVGDKNMLIFCNHRETVDRISDLLIDEDLAHDIFHGGMEQDERERALLKFRNGSIKILITTDLASRGLDIPEVECIVHYQLPYTEDAFLHRNGRTARMNAKGTAYLIIAEDERYPFLKADIEIESLKGDFKLPKDSEWQTLYIAAGKKDKVNKIDIVGLLLKKGGLEKEDVGLIEVKDQASYVAVKRKMVKRILVALQNERIKNKKVKIEIAM; encoded by the coding sequence ATGATGGTAGAAAAAATACTGGAAAAATTAAAGATTAACTCCCTTAATCAAATGCAGCTGGATACATTGGCTGCTGGAAAGAGTGGGGCCGATGTGGTTTTGCTGGCCCCTACCGGGTCGGGTAAAACATTGGGTTTTCTGCTTCCTGTATTAAAAAATCTAAGTAAGCAAACTCCAGGAGTACAGGCATTGATATTGGTTCCCTCCCGCGAACTGGCCTTGCAGATTGAAATGGTATTCCGTCAAATGTCGACGGGTTTTAAGGTAAACTGCTGCTATGGTGGGCATCCGGTAAAAACAGAGCGAAACAATTTTGAAGAGCCACCTGCGGTACTGATTGGTACGCCAGGTAGAATTGCTTACCACCTTCGCCATGAAAATTTTGATGAGTCGGCGATAACCACATTGGTATTGGATGAATTTGATAAAGCTTTAGAGTTTGGCTTTAAGGAAGACATGTCTTATATCATCCGCAAATTACTTTCTTTAAAACAAAGGATCCTAACCTCCGCCACTTCAATGGAAGAGATTCCTGATTTTACCAGTATTGATGAGCCTATTGAGATTAATTTTTTGCAGGATGAGGCGGTAGTGCCGGATCTGAAGCTGAAAAAGGTACTGACCACTGCCGAAGAAAAGCTTGCGACTTTATTAAAATTGATTTGTAAGGTTGGCGATAAAAATATGTTGATTTTTTGTAACCATCGGGAAACGGTAGACCGGATCAGTGATTTGTTAATAGACGAGGATCTGGCGCATGATATTTTTCACGGTGGAATGGAGCAGGATGAGCGTGAGCGTGCTTTGCTGAAATTCAGAAATGGAAGTATCAAAATTCTGATTACAACCGATCTGGCATCACGAGGCTTGGATATACCTGAGGTGGAGTGTATTGTTCATTATCAGCTCCCTTATACCGAAGATGCATTTTTACATCGGAATGGACGTACAGCACGAATGAATGCAAAAGGAACTGCTTACCTGATTATTGCTGAAGATGAGAGGTATCCTTTTCTGAAGGCTGATATTGAAATAGAAAGCTTAAAAGGCGATTTTAAGTTGCCAAAAGATAGCGAATGGCAAACCTTGTATATTGCGGCAGGTAAAAAAGATAAGGTAAATAAAATAGACATAGTGGGCTTGCTTTTGAAAAAAGGAGGTCTGGAAAAAGAAGACGTGGGATTGATAGAGGTGAAGGATCAGGCTTCTTATGTTGCTGTAAAGCGTAAAATGGTGAAACGTATTCTGGTTGCGCTGCAGAATGAAAGGATAAAGAATAAAAAGGTTAAGATTGAAATAGCAATGTAG
- a CDS encoding ribonuclease H-like YkuK family protein — MTWKKFSGEIIHSSILEEVENAIIRESDNGYRLKVCIGTDSQVKGAFTDFATVIVLLREHHGGFMYIHQEKTSQKMSIKERMLVEVQKSIETAYSVCDLLDLYNVDLEVHADINTNPMFKSNKALNEAMGYILSMGFIFKAKPEAFASSTCADKMVH, encoded by the coding sequence ATGACCTGGAAGAAATTTAGCGGCGAGATTATCCACTCGTCCATTTTAGAAGAAGTAGAAAATGCAATCATCAGAGAAAGCGACAATGGTTACCGCCTCAAAGTATGTATAGGTACCGATTCGCAGGTAAAAGGTGCATTTACAGATTTTGCGACAGTAATTGTTTTGTTGAGAGAGCATCATGGTGGCTTCATGTACATTCACCAGGAAAAAACAAGCCAAAAGATGAGTATCAAAGAAAGGATGCTTGTTGAAGTACAAAAGTCAATTGAGACCGCCTATTCCGTTTGCGATCTGTTAGACCTGTACAATGTCGATCTGGAGGTGCATGCCGATATCAATACCAATCCCATGTTTAAATCAAACAAAGCGCTAAACGAAGCCATGGGATATATTCTAAGCATGGGCTTTATATTTAAAGCAAAACCCGAAGCTTTTGCCAGCTCGACCTGTGCAGATAAGATGGTACATTAA
- a CDS encoding DUF4468 domain-containing protein yields MKLSALITFVLFGVVCFGQEKPLATDERGKLICYEVVVAKDIPKDSLTARAVDFLKKSVKTMKPKSATTDSLIHATGKMIINKTALVLSRPSGEVQYHFYAEAKDGKYRFWLTDFVFIPYQRDRYGNFVPATTVGTPLENKPGKLNAAEWNGYVKATTKAVNAFAERFKAAMKDRDVVPPVVKAVPVGPGRQW; encoded by the coding sequence ATGAAACTTTCAGCTTTAATAACCTTTGTGCTTTTTGGTGTGGTATGTTTTGGACAGGAGAAACCTTTGGCTACAGATGAACGTGGCAAATTAATTTGTTACGAGGTTGTGGTTGCAAAGGATATACCAAAAGACTCGTTAACTGCAAGAGCTGTTGATTTCTTAAAGAAATCTGTTAAAACGATGAAACCGAAATCTGCGACAACGGATTCATTGATTCATGCTACTGGAAAAATGATCATTAATAAGACTGCATTGGTTTTAAGTCGGCCTTCGGGAGAAGTGCAGTATCATTTTTATGCTGAAGCAAAGGATGGAAAATACCGGTTTTGGTTAACTGATTTTGTTTTTATTCCTTACCAAAGAGATCGCTATGGTAATTTTGTGCCGGCAACAACAGTTGGGACGCCGCTTGAAAATAAACCGGGTAAACTAAATGCTGCGGAATGGAACGGATATGTGAAAGCAACAACAAAGGCTGTTAATGCTTTTGCGGAGCGGTTTAAGGCGGCGATGAAGGATAGGGATGTTGTTCCACCTGTTGTGAAGGCGGTGCCAGTTGGTCCAGGTCGGCAATGGTAG
- a CDS encoding outer membrane beta-barrel protein, which produces MKLRSLLTFATFTFVSAGYAQETAEAPLQISGSVDTYFKYDFAKAPNIKTYFDSENNSVSIGMIDLALKKTTGKASFVGELSFGPRGQAQSIVPSSTGESFHIQNLYVNYAFTDKFSMTAGYMGTFVGYEVISPVANFNYSTSYLFGAGPFQNAGIKGTYSFSDKVSLMVGLFNDWNAYEDFNGVSSVGAQLMVAPVKGWTAYINVLNGYHSGGGYGSGTIVDLTTTYQVTDNFKLGLNAADYSASNDNGGYTGAALYPQYAFTPAVALGLRAEYFNLKGVAGAADAAVISGTLSANIKAGDLTFIPEVRLDNDKDYSQSFVKSNGLPTKSASQFSLAAVYAF; this is translated from the coding sequence ATGAAATTAAGATCATTATTAACCTTCGCCACCTTTACGTTCGTTTCTGCTGGTTATGCTCAGGAAACGGCGGAAGCACCTTTGCAAATCTCAGGATCGGTAGATACCTATTTTAAATATGATTTTGCAAAGGCGCCCAATATCAAAACGTACTTTGATTCGGAGAATAATTCAGTCTCAATCGGTATGATTGATCTGGCTTTGAAGAAAACTACCGGTAAAGCATCTTTTGTTGGGGAGCTGTCTTTTGGACCACGTGGACAAGCTCAGTCAATTGTGCCAAGTTCGACCGGAGAATCATTTCATATTCAGAACTTATATGTAAACTATGCTTTTACGGATAAGTTTAGCATGACTGCCGGTTATATGGGTACATTTGTTGGGTATGAGGTGATTTCGCCTGTAGCTAATTTCAATTATTCAACCTCTTATTTATTTGGTGCCGGACCTTTTCAGAATGCTGGTATTAAAGGAACTTATTCCTTTTCTGATAAAGTTAGCTTAATGGTAGGTCTATTTAATGATTGGAATGCTTATGAGGATTTTAACGGCGTGTCGTCGGTAGGTGCGCAGCTGATGGTTGCTCCTGTAAAAGGCTGGACCGCTTATATCAATGTATTGAATGGTTACCATTCTGGTGGCGGTTACGGTTCTGGAACAATTGTCGATCTGACTACTACTTATCAGGTAACTGATAATTTTAAATTGGGTTTAAATGCTGCTGATTATTCTGCTTCAAATGATAACGGTGGTTACACAGGCGCGGCCTTATATCCACAATATGCATTTACTCCCGCTGTTGCCTTGGGTTTAAGGGCTGAGTATTTTAACCTTAAGGGGGTGGCAGGTGCAGCTGATGCTGCGGTGATATCGGGTACGTTATCTGCAAATATCAAGGCAGGCGATTTAACATTTATCCCCGAGGTTCGTTTAGACAATGATAAAGATTACTCGCAGTCGTTTGTGAAAAGCAATGGTTTACCAACCAAGTCTGCTTCGCAATTCTCGCTGGCTGCGGTTTACGCATTTTAG
- a CDS encoding ammonium transporter yields MAKVLFKQWGPFAVLLIIAILALFIPLLPSFDEGKYSAPDIAFVLIAAALVFLMTPGLAFFYGGMVHRKNVLSTMIKSVVAAGVISVLWVVVSFSLAFGESIGGIIGNPMTFFFFQGVNSSPSWSLAATIPLSLFAVFQLMFAIITPGLVVGAVAERIRFTSYILFIVLFSLFVYSPLAHWTWHPEGLLFKMGVLDFAGGTVVHISAGMAALAGALVLKRRKVHQEHQEVPPANIPYVLIGTGLLWFGWFGFNAGSALGANSLAVSAFITTNIAAGAAGLSWMFFDVSRGKKPSVLGFCIGAVVGLVAITPGAGFVSIPSAIFIGVIAAVISNLAVSWKQKTSLDDTLDVFPCHGVGGIVGMLLTGIFATKTVNGAGVDGLLYGNPAFFITQLKGVLITVIFSFVMSFAIFKLINLVQPIRVSEEEEAEGLDASQHNEKYSQGTLIVAGQEVENHF; encoded by the coding sequence ATGGCAAAAGTTTTATTTAAACAATGGGGTCCGTTTGCAGTTTTATTAATAATTGCAATTCTTGCCCTATTTATTCCCTTGCTTCCAAGTTTTGATGAGGGAAAATACAGTGCGCCAGATATCGCATTTGTATTAATTGCTGCGGCTTTGGTGTTTTTAATGACTCCGGGTCTTGCATTTTTCTATGGCGGTATGGTTCATCGCAAGAATGTGCTTTCTACCATGATTAAAAGTGTGGTGGCGGCAGGAGTAATTTCGGTATTATGGGTAGTTGTCAGCTTTAGTCTTGCTTTTGGTGAGTCAATTGGTGGTATTATTGGAAATCCAATGACTTTCTTCTTCTTTCAAGGGGTAAATTCAAGCCCATCATGGAGCCTTGCAGCAACTATTCCACTTTCTTTGTTTGCAGTTTTTCAGTTGATGTTTGCCATCATTACACCAGGTTTGGTAGTAGGCGCTGTGGCAGAACGGATCAGGTTCACTTCTTACATCTTATTTATTGTATTGTTCTCTTTATTTGTTTACTCGCCATTGGCACACTGGACCTGGCATCCGGAAGGCCTGCTTTTTAAAATGGGTGTGCTCGATTTTGCTGGTGGTACTGTGGTACATATTTCGGCTGGTATGGCGGCATTGGCAGGCGCATTGGTGCTTAAAAGAAGAAAAGTTCACCAGGAACATCAGGAAGTACCTCCTGCAAATATTCCTTATGTGTTGATCGGTACAGGTTTACTTTGGTTTGGCTGGTTTGGTTTTAATGCCGGTTCGGCTTTAGGTGCAAACAGTTTGGCGGTGTCTGCTTTCATTACAACCAATATTGCAGCGGGTGCGGCAGGTTTATCGTGGATGTTTTTTGATGTATCCAGAGGTAAAAAGCCATCGGTATTGGGATTTTGTATTGGCGCTGTAGTTGGTTTGGTAGCCATTACGCCAGGTGCAGGTTTTGTAAGTATTCCTTCGGCCATCTTTATTGGCGTAATTGCTGCGGTCATTTCAAATCTTGCCGTTTCCTGGAAGCAAAAAACTTCATTGGACGATACATTGGATGTTTTTCCTTGCCATGGTGTAGGAGGGATTGTTGGTATGCTTTTGACCGGGATATTTGCAACCAAAACAGTTAATGGTGCAGGCGTAGATGGTTTATTGTATGGTAATCCCGCTTTCTTTATCACTCAGCTTAAAGGTGTGCTGATTACGGTTATATTCAGTTTTGTGATGTCATTTGCCATCTTCAAGTTGATTAACCTGGTGCAGCCAATTCGTGTGTCGGAAGAAGAGGAGGCAGAAGGTCTCGATGCCAGTCAGCACAACGAAAAATATTCGCAAGGCACTTTGATCGTAGCAGGTCAGGAAGTCGAAAATCATTTTTAA
- a CDS encoding family 20 glycosylhydrolase has protein sequence MKNVFAWGLKMTLVLSLCVCSTFGQQQVSAYSIIPQPVKLVPAAGSFIWTTSTKIILAENSENLEPAFNELKNVTSEFREGKKLRNVVTLSFDSSLANEGYKLMVEKNAIAIHAGSVQGAFWAISSLKQLMGTKAFRFKAMVLRKSALTEIAIPCVQIEDAPRFAWRGIHLDVSRHFFDLRYLRQMIDRMAYYKFNKFHLHLTDDQGWRIEIKKYPELTAKGAWRDLNDQDAECIARSKTNPDYAIPEKHFKVIDGKKMYGGFYTQDEMKGLIAYATSKGVEIIPEIDMPGHMMAATNLMPWLTSRGKGGQAKDFSEPLCPCKETTFEFAENVFTEIAALFPSKYIHLGADEVEKSSWKNVPECEALMRKEGLKSVDELQSYFVRRMERFFNSKGKKLIGWDEILDGGVSATATMMYWRTWVPAAPKHAAEKGNDVIMTPGEFCYFDAQQDGGSLKKVYSFDPYQFNISEKEKKFIIGVQGNIWTEYIPSERRLEYMVFPRMLAMAEVAWFKGGVNWTGFEKRVQRHFSLLDAMHINYRLPDLDGFVKQSVFVDKGVLHINKPLPDLRVRYTTDGSLPTLRSKAFTKDLVVTKPTQFKVAVFRANNIRGEVYTINYEQQNYLAPLQLFTAQKGLNFSYYPVAYKTVNAIQEKDLVVQRISEAIEIPVEKTAGSFATRHVGYFYAAETGVYSFALRSDDGSVLKLGNRLLIDNDGLHPATEKTAQIALAKGYHPFELLFIEGGGGYTLQLQYKTPSGSFKDVDSSVLFH, from the coding sequence ATGAAGAATGTATTTGCCTGGGGACTAAAAATGACTTTAGTGCTCTCTTTGTGTGTGTGCTCAACTTTTGGGCAACAGCAGGTTTCTGCCTATTCAATTATTCCACAGCCTGTAAAGCTTGTTCCGGCGGCAGGTAGTTTTATCTGGACAACTTCAACCAAAATTATTTTGGCAGAGAACTCAGAGAATTTAGAGCCGGCATTTAATGAATTGAAAAATGTCACTTCCGAGTTTAGGGAAGGGAAGAAATTAAGGAATGTGGTTACCTTAAGTTTTGATAGTTCTTTAGCCAATGAGGGATACAAGTTGATGGTAGAAAAAAATGCAATTGCCATTCATGCGGGATCTGTACAAGGAGCTTTTTGGGCTATAAGCAGTTTGAAGCAATTGATGGGAACCAAGGCGTTTCGTTTCAAAGCAATGGTATTGCGAAAATCGGCATTGACGGAAATTGCAATTCCTTGTGTACAAATTGAGGATGCCCCAAGGTTTGCCTGGAGAGGTATTCATCTTGATGTTTCCCGCCATTTTTTTGATTTGCGTTACTTGCGCCAAATGATTGACAGAATGGCTTATTATAAGTTCAATAAATTTCATTTGCACTTAACAGACGACCAGGGTTGGAGAATAGAAATAAAGAAATACCCTGAACTGACAGCAAAAGGGGCCTGGAGAGATTTGAATGATCAGGACGCTGAATGTATTGCACGATCTAAAACAAACCCTGATTACGCCATACCAGAAAAACACTTTAAAGTAATAGACGGCAAAAAGATGTATGGGGGCTTTTACACACAGGATGAAATGAAAGGTTTAATTGCCTATGCTACATCGAAAGGGGTAGAAATTATTCCTGAAATTGATATGCCGGGACATATGATGGCTGCCACGAACCTGATGCCCTGGTTAACTTCCCGTGGTAAAGGCGGGCAGGCTAAGGACTTTTCGGAGCCTTTGTGTCCTTGTAAAGAGACTACTTTTGAGTTCGCGGAAAATGTGTTTACGGAGATTGCGGCTTTGTTTCCGAGTAAATATATACATCTGGGCGCTGATGAGGTGGAAAAGAGTAGCTGGAAAAATGTACCCGAGTGTGAAGCGCTGATGCGTAAAGAGGGATTGAAAAGTGTGGATGAGCTGCAAAGTTATTTTGTGCGCAGGATGGAGCGGTTTTTTAATAGTAAAGGTAAAAAACTCATCGGCTGGGATGAGATTCTGGATGGAGGAGTTTCGGCCACTGCAACTATGATGTATTGGCGGACCTGGGTTCCGGCAGCACCTAAACATGCAGCAGAAAAAGGGAATGATGTGATCATGACCCCAGGTGAGTTTTGTTATTTTGATGCCCAACAAGATGGAGGTTCATTAAAAAAAGTATACTCATTTGATCCCTATCAATTCAATATCTCCGAAAAAGAAAAGAAATTTATCATTGGAGTGCAGGGGAATATCTGGACAGAGTATATTCCTTCGGAAAGAAGATTGGAGTATATGGTGTTTCCAAGGATGCTGGCAATGGCAGAAGTGGCCTGGTTTAAGGGAGGTGTAAATTGGACAGGTTTTGAAAAACGCGTACAAAGACATTTTTCTTTGTTGGATGCCATGCACATCAATTACCGTTTGCCGGATCTGGATGGCTTTGTTAAACAGAGCGTATTTGTTGATAAAGGAGTTTTGCATATCAATAAGCCGCTTCCAGATTTACGGGTAAGGTATACTACAGATGGTTCTTTACCTACACTACGATCAAAAGCTTTTACTAAAGATTTGGTGGTGACCAAGCCTACTCAGTTTAAAGTGGCGGTTTTTAGAGCTAATAACATTAGGGGAGAAGTTTATACCATTAATTACGAACAGCAAAATTACCTGGCTCCCTTGCAGTTGTTTACAGCTCAAAAAGGCTTAAATTTTTCTTATTATCCGGTTGCTTATAAAACGGTAAATGCGATTCAGGAAAAAGATCTTGTTGTTCAGCGCATCAGTGAAGCTATCGAAATTCCTGTCGAGAAAACAGCCGGAAGTTTTGCCACCCGGCATGTGGGGTATTTTTATGCTGCCGAAACAGGCGTTTATTCCTTTGCACTTCGATCGGACGATGGAAGTGTATTAAAATTGGGCAATCGTTTGCTGATAGATAACGATGGGCTGCATCCTGCTACCGAAAAGACTGCGCAAATTGCCCTTGCTAAAGGTTATCATCCTTTTGAGCTTTTATTTATTGAAGGTGGGGGTGGTTATACCTTACAATTGCAGTATAAGACTCCTTCCGGTAGTTTTAAAGACGTAGATTCATCTGTATTGTTCCATTAG
- a CDS encoding TIGR01212 family radical SAM protein (This family includes YhcC from E. coli K-12, an uncharacterized radical SAM protein.) encodes MGTLLDLGIKGYNNYGTHLKQKYKGQRVFKVIVDGGFTCPNRDGSKGYGGCTYCNVDSFTPELSRKLPTIREQLEQGMERGKGFYKADKFIVYFQPNTNTYAPAHYLKMMYDEALSINTEDVVGFAVGTRPDCIDAEKVALLESYTDRFDVDLEMGMESIYDETLNQINRGCSHGEFVEAVKLLENTKLDLCVHTIFGFPWETEEMMLGYIHEINRFPQIKFVKFHHLHIVEGSIMGVKYKKEPFKLFSLEEYTDLLCKLIPLLRPDIVIQRLFGISDWDLLIAPNWGLNKSAIQTYIDKEIERRGVVQGSEYEAK; translated from the coding sequence TTGGGAACTCTGTTAGATTTAGGCATTAAGGGATATAATAACTACGGTACGCACCTAAAACAAAAATATAAAGGTCAGCGTGTGTTTAAAGTAATTGTTGATGGCGGTTTTACGTGTCCTAACAGAGATGGCAGCAAAGGTTATGGGGGCTGTACTTATTGTAATGTAGATTCATTTACCCCTGAACTTTCCCGTAAGTTGCCGACTATCCGTGAGCAACTGGAACAGGGAATGGAAAGAGGAAAAGGGTTTTATAAGGCTGATAAGTTCATTGTTTATTTTCAACCTAATACCAATACCTATGCGCCGGCGCATTATTTAAAAATGATGTATGACGAAGCATTGTCAATCAATACAGAAGATGTTGTAGGTTTTGCTGTAGGTACCCGGCCTGATTGTATAGACGCCGAAAAAGTGGCATTACTGGAAAGTTATACCGACCGTTTTGACGTGGATTTGGAGATGGGAATGGAGTCTATCTATGATGAGACCTTAAATCAGATCAACAGGGGATGTAGTCATGGGGAGTTTGTGGAAGCTGTTAAGTTGCTGGAGAATACAAAGCTGGATCTTTGTGTGCACACCATCTTTGGCTTTCCATGGGAAACTGAGGAAATGATGTTGGGCTATATTCATGAAATTAACCGTTTCCCGCAGATTAAATTTGTAAAATTCCATCACCTTCATATTGTTGAAGGTTCTATCATGGGAGTTAAATATAAAAAGGAACCTTTTAAGCTGTTCTCATTGGAAGAATATACCGATTTGCTTTGCAAATTAATTCCATTGTTGAGACCTGATATCGTTATTCAGCGCTTGTTTGGTATTTCGGACTGGGATCTGCTGATTGCACCTAACTGGGGCTTGAATAAATCTGCTATTCAGACTTACATTGATAAGGAAATTGAACGCCGTGGTGTGGTGCAGGGATCTGAATACGAAGCTAAATAA